The Erythrolamprus reginae isolate rEryReg1 chromosome 3, rEryReg1.hap1, whole genome shotgun sequence genome contains a region encoding:
- the LOC139165235 gene encoding proto-oncogene Mas-like: MEQQFNYSEEEDFLETMLGSGGSSQASGKRIPQVWSVYNDIWSERVIYVSPEHVPESIDFLFNATEIASNISIIPEFSPYDHLFDNVTRNLLNGFIALICLLGLLGNGATIYLLAFSIKRNPFTTFILNLSIADFGVITSLIISAIFVSVFTLNQRTYVVNAFFLLFFEFFSFTYSASQFLLTAISLDRCVAVLFPLWHRCHRPPYLSTLVCSLIWFLSFLLSALHFILHQTRAFRSSPVLYQLIVNGLLCTPLMVVSTVILWIHMRSKSQRNQRKLLTTILLALLFFLLLSLPMNVFYVIEHFHSPNLLLMTIAIACATVNSSINPLLYFLVGRKKGGKGQTRASYKVALQRVFRNEKTSPEDHETTEESQL, translated from the exons ATGGAAcagcaatttaattactcagaAGAGGAGGACTTCCTGGAAACAATGCTAGGCA GTGGTGGGTCAAGCCAAGCATCAGGAAAACGCATCCCTCAAGTTTGGAGCGTATACAATGA TATATGGAGCGAACGTGTAATTTATGTAAGTCCTGAGCATGTTCCTGAATCGATTGACTTTCTCTTCAATGCTACTGAAATTGCTTCAAATATTTCTATAATACCAGAATTTTCTCCTTACGATCATCTGTTTGATAATGTAACACGAAATCTTCTTAATGGCTTCATTGCCCTTATTTGCCTATTAGGCTTGCTGGGAAATGGAGCCACCATTTACCTCCTGGCCTTTTCCATTAAGAGGAATCCTTTCACTACATTCATCCTGAACCTCTCCATCGCTGATTTTGGGGTCATCACATCCCTCATTATTTCAGCCATATTTGTGTCAGTGTTTACTCTGAACCAAAGAACATACGTCGTCAATgcctttttcttattattttttgagtTCTTTTCCTTCACGTATTCTGCCAGCCAGTTTCTGCTGACAGCCATCAGCCTGGACAGGTGCGTAGCTGTCCTCTTCCCCCTCTGGCATCGTTGTCATCGGCCTCCATATTTGTCCACACTTGTTTGCAGCCTCATCTGGTTCCTCTCCTTCCTGCTCTCTGCGCTGCACTTCATTCTCCACCAGACCAGGGCCTTTCGAAGTTCACCTGTGCTTTACCAGCTTATTGTGAATGGCTTACTTTGTACACCTCTGATGGTTGTGTCTACTGTGATTCTCTGGATTCATATGAGGTCTAAGTCTCAACGCAACCAAAGGAAACTTCTTACCACCATCTTGCTggctctcctcttcttcctcctgctttcTCTCCCAATGAATGTCTTTTATGTCATCGAACATTTTCATTCTCCTAATCTTCTCCTCATGACCATTGCCATTGCATGTGCCACTGTCAACAGCAGCATCAACCCACTCCTTTATTTCTTagtggggaggaagaagggaggaaaaggtCAGACCAGAGCATCTTACAAGGTTGCTCTGCAAAGAGTTTTCAGGAATGAGAAAACCAGCCCAGAAGACCATGAAACCACTGAGGAAAGCCAGTTGTGA
- the LOC139166015 gene encoding proto-oncogene Mas-like encodes MSQQFNYLQGNRSIRIPSQHIPSIWHAVKDVIRIQSELKIPKSPGNGSESVDFPFNATGIVSNISLTPEYFSSPYDHLFDNLTRNVLNGFIALICLLGLVGNGRTIYLLAFSIKRNPFTTFILNLSIADSGVLTSLITATIFVTVFALTHRTYIIDTFYFLLFEFFFFTYSASQFLLTAISLERCVGVLFPFWYRCHRPAYLSTLVCSLIWILSFLLSAVHFIFHQTRSFGSSPVLYQLFVNGLFCTPLVVLSTVTLLIYIRSKMQQNQRKLLTTILLVLFFYLLLSLPMIVLYVIEYFDTYNLLLMTIAIACATLNSSINPLLYFLVGRKKGGKGQPRTSYKVALQRVFNDEKGSLENQKP; translated from the exons ATGTCGCAGCAATTTAATTACTTACAAG GTAATAGATCCATCCGAATACCATCACAACACATCCCTTCTATTTGGCACGCAGTGAAAGA TGTTATTAGGATACAGAGCGAATTAAAAATTCCTAAAAGTCCTGGGAATGGTTCTGAATCGGTTGACTTTCCCTTCAATGCTACTGGAATTGTTTCAAACATTTCTCTAACACCagaatatttttcttctccttaTGATCATCTGTTCGATAATTTAACCCGTAATGTTCTCAATGGCTTCATTGCCCTCATTTGCCTTTTGGGcctggtgggaaatggaaggacaATTTACCTCCTGGCCTTTTCCATTAAGAGGAATCCTTTCACCACTTTCATCCTGAACCTCTCCATCGCTGATTCTGGGGTCCTCACATCCCTGATCACTGCAACTATATTTGTGACAGTGTTTGCTCTGACCCACAGAACATACATAATCGATACTTTTTACTTCTTACTCTTTGAGTTCTTTTTCTTCACCTATTCTGCCAGCCAGTTTCTGCTGACGGCCATCAGCCTGGAGAGATGTGTGGGTGTCCTCTTCCCATTCTGGTATCGCTGCCATCGTCCTGCATATTTGTCCACACTTGTTTGCAGCCTCATCTGGATCCTCTCCTTCCTGCTCTCTGCGGTGCACTTCATTTTCCACCAGACCAGAAGCTTTGGAAGTTCACCTGTGCTTTACCAGCTTTTTGTgaatggtttattttgcacaccCCTCGTGGTTCTGTCTACTGTGACTCTCTTGATATATATAAGATCTAAAATGCAACAAAATCAAAGGAAACTGCTCACCACCATCTTGCTGGTTCTCTTCTTCTACCTCCTGCTTTCTCTCCCAATGATTGTCCTTTATGTCATTGAATATTTTGATACTTATAATCTCCTCCTCATGACCATTGCAATAGCATGTGCCACTCTCAACAGCAGCATCAACCCACTCCTTTATTTCTTagtggggaggaagaagggagggaaaggccaGCCCAGAACATCTTATAAGGTTGCTCTGCAAAGGGTCTTCAACGATGAGAAAGGAAGCCTGGAAAATCAGAAACCATGA
- the LOC139165237 gene encoding proto-oncogene Mas-like produces the protein MEPPFNNSEGNRSIQIIAHDFPEVWIGYNEIRSEFLIPVSYEHVPELIDFPFNATEIVSNVSIITEFFPYDHLFDNVTRNLLNGFIALICIFGLVGNGATIYLLAFSIKRNPFTTFILNLSIADFGVITSLVVSAIFVSVFTLSRRTYVVNAFFFLFFEFFSFTYSASQFLLTAISLDRCVAVLFPLWHRCHRPPYLSTLVCSLIWILSFLLSALHFILHQTRTYGSSPVLYQLIVNGFLCTPLMVVSTVVLWIHMRSKSQRNQRKLLTTILLALLFFLLLSLPMNVFYVIERFYSPNLLLMIFGIGCATLNSSINPLLYFLVGRKKGGKGQTRASYKVALQRVFKNEKTIPEDHKTTNKSQL, from the coding sequence GATACGGAGCGAATTTCTAATTCCTGTAAGTTATGAGCATGTTCCTGAATTGATTGACTTTCCCTTCAATGCTACTGAAATTGTTTCAAATGTTTctataataacagaattttttccTTACGATCATCTGTTTGATAATGTAACACGAAATCTTCTCAATGGCTTCATTGcccttatttgcatttttggcctGGTGGGAAATGGAGCCACCATTTACCTCCTGGCCTTTTCCATTAAGAGGAATCCATTCACCACTTTCATCCTGAACCTCTCCATCGCTGATTTTGGGGTCATCACATCCCTCGTTGTTTCAGCCATATTTGTGTCAGTGTTTACTCTGAGCCGCAGAACATACGTCGTCAAtgcctttttcttcttattttttgagTTCTTTTCCTTCACGTATTCTGCCAGCCAGTTTCTGCTGACAGCCATCAGCCTGGACAGGTGCGTAGCTGTCCTCTTCCCCCTCTGGCATCGTTGTCATCGGCCTCCATATTTGTCCACACTTGTTTGCAGCCTCATCTGGATCCTCTCGTTCCTGCTCTCTGCGCTGCACTTCATTCTCCACCAGACCAGAACCTATGGAAGTTCACCTGTGCTTTACCAGCTTATTGTGAATGGCTTTCTTTGTACGCCTCTCATGGTTGTGTCTACTGTGGTTCTCTGGATTCATATGAGGTCTAAGTCTCAACGCAACCAAAGGAAACTACTCACCACCATCTTGCtggccctcctcttcttcctcctgctttcTCTCCCAATGAATGTCTTTTATGTCATCGAacgtttttattctcctaatCTCCTCCTCATGATCTTTGGGATAGGATGTGCCACTCTCAACAGCAGCATCAACCCACTCCTTTATTTCTTagtggggaggaagaagggaggaaaaggtCAGACCAGAGCATCTTACAAGGTTGCTCTGCAAAGAGTTTTCAAGAATGAGAAAACCATCCCAGAAGACCACAAAACCACGAACAAAAGCCAGTTGTGA